The genomic interval AGCCGTTTGATTTAAACAGTGTAACGGTTGATATTGTTGTAATAATGTAACTGGGTGCGCGCCACAAGCAACCCCTATCGCTGAAACATGGGCATTAAGTGCCATTTGTAAATCATGACTGGAGTCGCCAACCATTAAGGTATGCTCGGCGTTTATATTTGCTTGTTGCATAATTTCTTCCAACATTGTTGGATCAGGTTTTGATGTCGTTTCATCCGCACAGCGAGTCGTAAAAAATAGCTCAGTCATTTGGGTTGCTTGTAAGGCTTTATTTAGGCCAATTCTATTTTTTCCTGTGGCAACGGCTAGTAAAATTTCTGCTTGTTTCAACTCAAATAAGAGCTCTTTAACGCCTGAAAATAAATCTTGAGGGGTCATCGGTTTAGAAAAAAATTCTTGACTATAACTGTTGGCTAATTTTTGTAATGTGTTGTTATCTGCGTTTGGAAATAAAATCGTCATCGCTTTAGGCAGACTGAG from Methylococcales bacterium carries:
- a CDS encoding HAD-IA family hydrolase, with the protein product MNNRFKLIIFDWDGTLVDSIDWIVHSAQTAALNYDVDRPDSQAVKDIIGLSLPKAMTILFPNADNNTLQKLANSYSQEFFSKPMTPQDLFSGVKELLFELKQAEILLAVATGKNRIGLNKALQATQMTELFFTTRCADETTSKPDPTMLEEIMQQANINAEHTLMVGDSSHDLQMALNAHVSAIGVACGAHPVTLLQQYQPLHCLNQTAELLEFIKG